The following is a genomic window from Marispirochaeta aestuarii.
CTTTTTCGGATAAACGATGAAAAGTGCTTTTTACTGGTATGAACCGGGCTGCAGCTTCTGTTTTAGAAACTATCCCGGTTTGTACGGCACGTTTTTTTTCGGCTTTTTTCCAGCTGTAAAAGGTCGTTGGTGGTATTTCATGCTGCCGGCAATACTCCTGCCCGCTTAATCCGCTTTCTTCCCATTTTCTAAGATGTTCATGCTGCTGTCTCCGGTTATATTTGACCATTCAATTCCTCCGTAAAGGGAGGATTGTAGGGTATACAGCTATCCGGTATAAGGTGGGGTTTAATTGACGGTTAC
Proteins encoded in this region:
- the tnpA gene encoding IS66 family insertion sequence element accessory protein TnpA; protein product: MVKYNRRQQHEHLRKWEESGLSGQEYCRQHEIPPTTFYSWKKAEKKRAVQTGIVSKTEAAARFIPVKSTFHRLSEKEAITIKLHDIVITLPLTATQEQIARVLSAMEPRHDS